A window of the Pedobacter frigiditerrae genome harbors these coding sequences:
- a CDS encoding phosphoenolpyruvate carboxylase gives MQSNQPTSQRESIFNNEVISRFELYNSLFLTLPFYKVKDTGTLLPLFIKSCEDGVKNHQTPAKLIEDFFKKYTTNTDSKDVVDLLFRFIQYIERQVVLFDAVEDASFNKLNVSDEQSSLRALFLKANDDKTLHEKVDQLIEDFSLRLVLTAHPTQFYPGSVLAIINDLTIAIKGNDITTINQLLQQLGKTPFFNKKAPTPVDEALSLTWYLENVFYFAAANIQSGLNSLLSEYHIDPKKIIELGFWPGGDRDGNPNVHAETTLQVSKMLRQILFRCYYRDFRNLKRRITFRGVEDSISVLQDLLYKNAFDTNIEAQDISDTIIENLNKISATLIKDHDGLFVDLVENLTRKVELYRSHFASLDIRQDSRILRDVHTYCRQQKPINSLFNDDYESLSEAEKIKALSFRNAKIIYADEQDSLIADTLQTIFQIKEMQQSNGEMACHRFIISNCQQASDILQLIELFLWNGWEADELTIDFVPLFETVNDLSGAAEIMETLYTHPFYKKHLALRGGKQDIMLGFSDSTKDGGYLMANWSIFKAKVGLTEAAEKHNIKLAFFDGRGGPPSRGGGKTHRFYASMGKEIANKNIQLTIQGQTISSQYGSIDSAEFNIEQLINAGISSGVKEKHNVLLDRANYDALEVMANDSYESFLALRKHPLFLSYLETLSPLSLLSKITISSRPVKRNSGEALKLEDLRAISFVTSWSQLKQNIPGFYGIGTALKNQEKAGNWEQIEKTYHQSGYFKTIIDNCMMSMSKSDFSITEYLAKDEKFGKFWSVLHDEFELSKAMLLKLAGHQSLMENYPVEKRSIAVREKIILPLVLIQHFALEKLQHELTDEKRQAYEKLAIRTVYGIVNAGRNLA, from the coding sequence ATGCAATCAAACCAACCTACTAGTCAACGTGAATCTATTTTCAATAACGAAGTAATTTCTAGGTTCGAACTATACAATAGCTTATTCCTAACCTTGCCGTTTTACAAGGTAAAAGACACTGGAACTTTATTGCCTCTTTTCATAAAAAGTTGCGAAGATGGTGTTAAAAATCATCAAACTCCAGCAAAGCTGATTGAAGATTTTTTCAAGAAATATACCACCAATACAGATTCGAAAGACGTAGTTGATTTGCTTTTCAGGTTTATTCAATACATAGAAAGGCAAGTTGTACTTTTTGATGCCGTTGAAGATGCATCTTTCAATAAATTAAACGTTAGCGATGAGCAAAGTTCTTTAAGGGCACTTTTTTTAAAGGCAAACGACGATAAAACCTTACATGAAAAAGTAGACCAATTGATAGAAGATTTCTCTTTGCGTTTGGTTTTAACTGCACATCCTACACAATTTTATCCTGGTAGCGTACTGGCAATCATTAACGATTTAACCATCGCCATTAAAGGAAATGATATCACTACCATCAATCAATTATTGCAGCAATTAGGTAAAACACCTTTTTTCAATAAAAAAGCGCCAACACCTGTTGATGAAGCTTTGAGTTTAACATGGTATCTAGAGAATGTTTTTTACTTCGCCGCAGCAAATATCCAATCTGGTTTAAACTCTTTATTGAGCGAGTACCACATCGACCCTAAAAAAATTATTGAACTTGGTTTTTGGCCAGGTGGCGATAGAGATGGAAATCCGAATGTGCATGCTGAAACTACATTGCAGGTTTCTAAAATGCTTCGTCAGATTTTATTTAGATGTTACTACCGTGATTTTAGAAATTTAAAACGCCGCATCACTTTTAGAGGTGTTGAAGATAGCATATCGGTTTTACAAGATTTGCTTTATAAAAATGCTTTCGATACCAATATCGAAGCTCAAGATATTTCAGATACAATTATCGAAAACTTAAATAAGATTTCTGCTACCTTAATTAAAGACCATGATGGTTTGTTTGTCGATTTAGTTGAAAACTTAACACGAAAAGTAGAGTTATATCGCAGTCACTTTGCCTCATTAGATATTAGACAAGATAGTAGGATTTTACGTGACGTACATACTTATTGTCGCCAACAAAAACCTATTAATTCTTTATTCAATGATGATTATGAAAGCTTATCTGAAGCCGAAAAAATTAAAGCCCTTTCGTTTAGAAATGCTAAAATAATTTATGCCGATGAACAAGACAGTTTAATTGCCGACACCTTGCAAACCATTTTCCAAATTAAGGAAATGCAACAAAGCAATGGAGAAATGGCCTGTCATCGTTTCATTATTAGTAATTGCCAACAGGCTAGTGATATTTTACAGTTAATCGAGCTGTTTTTATGGAATGGTTGGGAAGCTGATGAATTAACCATCGATTTTGTTCCACTTTTTGAAACTGTAAATGATTTATCTGGCGCAGCCGAAATCATGGAAACCTTATATACCCATCCGTTTTACAAGAAACATTTAGCACTTAGAGGTGGAAAACAAGATATCATGCTTGGTTTTTCTGATAGTACAAAAGATGGTGGTTATTTAATGGCAAACTGGTCTATTTTTAAGGCTAAAGTTGGCTTAACTGAGGCGGCAGAAAAGCACAATATTAAATTGGCATTTTTTGATGGTCGTGGTGGACCCCCTTCTCGTGGTGGAGGTAAAACTCATCGTTTTTATGCCTCAATGGGTAAGGAAATCGCGAATAAAAATATTCAATTAACCATTCAAGGACAAACAATTAGCTCGCAATATGGCTCAATTGATAGTGCAGAGTTTAACATTGAACAATTAATCAACGCTGGTATTTCTTCGGGTGTTAAAGAAAAACATAACGTATTATTAGACAGAGCTAATTATGATGCCCTAGAAGTAATGGCAAATGATAGTTACGAATCTTTCTTGGCGCTTAGAAAACATCCTTTGTTTTTATCATATCTAGAAACATTATCTCCATTAAGTTTACTTTCTAAAATCACCATCAGTAGTCGCCCGGTAAAAAGAAATTCTGGAGAGGCTTTGAAACTGGAAGATTTAAGGGCAATTAGTTTTGTTACTTCTTGGAGCCAATTGAAACAGAACATCCCAGGCTTTTATGGAATTGGAACGGCATTAAAGAATCAAGAAAAAGCAGGCAATTGGGAGCAAATAGAAAAAACCTATCATCAATCTGGTTATTTCAAAACCATTATAGATAACTGTATGATGTCTATGAGCAAATCTGATTTCTCTATAACTGAATATTTGGCTAAGGATGAAAAGTTCGGCAAATTCTGGAGTGTTCTTCACGATGAATTTGAGCTTTCTAAGGCGATGTTGTTAAAATTAGCAGGTCATCAAAGCTTGATGGAGAATTATCCGGTAGAGAAGCGTTCTATTGCCGTTAGAGAGAAAATTATTTTGCCTTTGGTATTGATACAACATTTCGCTTTAGAAAAACTGCAACACGAATTAACTGACGAAAAACGTCAGGCTTATGAAAAGTTAGCAATTCGTACGGTTTATGGTATTGTTAACGCAGGAAGGAATTTGGCATAG
- a CDS encoding DHA2 family efflux MFS transporter permease subunit produces MAEVGFKKWIITFTVITASLLELIDTTIVNVAIPQIQGNLGATLEDIAWLSTGYAVANVIILPMSGWLGSRFGRKNYFLTSIIVFTLVSFLCGNATSLNELILFRILQGLAGGGLISTAQAILIETWPREDVGIATALFGLGAVVGPTVGPTIGGYILEIADWPWIFYVNIPVGILAAYCTITFIRETPKDGKGKPVDWYGIGLLAVAVGSLQTLLEKGESEDWFATPYIVVLAATSVFGLLLFIWRELSTDHPIVNLKIMKKRSFSIGMFTSFILGFGLYGSVFVFPVFAQNLLGFTPLQTGKLFIAGGICTISMMPFIGIMLKKGVPAQFMATGGMFLFFVFCWMLSKSTLASGTGDFFWPLVIRGFGMALLFVPLTTLAMQDLSGPEIGQGSGLNNMSRQLGGSFGIAALTTLIHLRAGGHRANLLTNINDYNPAFTQKLNGLISNFMSRGASYLDAKLMAMKAIEGTVIKQTMLLTYNDAYWVAGLVMLFSIPLLYLQKFKKNTNIAVDAH; encoded by the coding sequence ATGGCCGAAGTAGGTTTTAAAAAATGGATTATTACGTTTACTGTAATCACGGCTTCACTTTTGGAGCTGATTGATACCACGATTGTAAACGTAGCTATTCCTCAAATACAAGGTAACTTAGGCGCAACCCTAGAGGATATTGCGTGGTTATCTACAGGTTACGCTGTTGCGAATGTAATTATCCTACCTATGTCGGGTTGGTTGGGCAGTCGCTTCGGACGTAAAAATTATTTCTTAACCTCTATAATCGTTTTTACCCTTGTTTCATTTCTGTGTGGTAACGCCACGTCTTTAAATGAATTGATTTTATTTAGGATTTTACAAGGTTTAGCAGGTGGTGGATTAATCTCTACAGCACAAGCTATTTTGATAGAAACTTGGCCCCGTGAAGATGTTGGTATCGCGACAGCGTTATTTGGGTTAGGCGCTGTTGTAGGACCAACAGTAGGGCCAACAATTGGTGGTTACATTTTAGAGATTGCCGATTGGCCGTGGATTTTTTATGTAAATATTCCCGTCGGGATACTCGCAGCTTATTGTACGATTACCTTTATTCGAGAGACGCCAAAAGATGGAAAAGGAAAACCGGTAGACTGGTACGGAATAGGCTTACTAGCCGTTGCTGTTGGTAGTTTACAAACCTTGTTAGAAAAAGGCGAAAGCGAAGATTGGTTTGCCACCCCATATATTGTTGTTTTAGCAGCTACTTCAGTTTTTGGCTTGTTATTGTTTATTTGGCGAGAGTTAAGTACCGACCATCCGATTGTGAACCTTAAAATTATGAAAAAGCGAAGTTTCTCCATTGGGATGTTCACTTCCTTTATTTTAGGTTTTGGCTTGTATGGCTCTGTATTCGTTTTCCCTGTATTTGCACAAAATCTTTTAGGATTTACGCCTTTACAAACAGGAAAGCTCTTTATCGCTGGAGGAATTTGTACCATTTCGATGATGCCTTTTATTGGTATCATGCTTAAAAAAGGTGTGCCAGCACAGTTCATGGCCACAGGCGGAATGTTCTTGTTTTTTGTTTTCTGTTGGATGTTGAGTAAATCAACCTTAGCTTCTGGAACTGGCGATTTTTTCTGGCCATTGGTAATTAGAGGTTTTGGAATGGCTTTATTGTTTGTTCCGCTTACAACATTGGCCATGCAAGACTTATCTGGACCAGAAATTGGACAAGGCTCTGGATTAAACAACATGAGCAGGCAATTAGGTGGTTCTTTCGGTATTGCTGCACTTACTACTTTAATTCACCTTCGTGCCGGTGGCCACAGAGCTAATTTATTGACTAATATAAATGATTACAATCCTGCATTTACCCAAAAGTTAAATGGCTTAATTAGCAATTTTATGTCAAGGGGAGCATCATATTTGGATGCAAAACTAATGGCAATGAAAGCGATTGAAGGTACTGTAATTAAGCAAACGATGTTACTTACTTACAATGATGCATATTGGGTAGCTGGACTGGTTATGTTGTTTTCAATTCCTTTGCTGTACCTGCAAAAGTTTAAAAAGAATACCAACATAGCTGTCGATGCCCATTAA
- a CDS encoding HlyD family secretion protein: MTTKPEKKKNKILPIVLAVLVVAGAAFGISEYMYASKHVDTDDAQIDGDISPVVARVGGYVKDINFEENTKVSQDQVLVTLDDRDYKIKLEQAEAGQVGANAGVGVTQAQIVATSANTSTAKANIEAAKSNVQAANVKLNLAQKDFNRYANLIKDGSITQQAFDQAKANKESAEAAKAAAQAAYEAAQDQYAAAVKQVGTTQSQLGVSNSGVTQRQSDVDFAKLQLSYTQIKAPATGIVSKKNVQKGQLVQPGQSLFAIVNENSLFVTANFKETQLEKIKVGSKVKITVDAYEDQPMDGEVYNFAPITGAKGSLLPPDNATGNFVKVVQRVPVKIKIQSKDKELLEKLRPGMSVKVSVSVN, translated from the coding sequence ATGACAACGAAACCAGAAAAAAAGAAAAATAAAATTTTACCAATCGTATTAGCAGTTTTGGTGGTTGCTGGTGCAGCATTCGGTATTAGCGAATATATGTATGCCAGCAAACACGTAGATACCGACGATGCGCAAATAGACGGCGATATCAGTCCGGTTGTGGCTCGAGTTGGTGGTTATGTAAAAGACATCAACTTTGAAGAAAATACTAAGGTAAGCCAAGACCAAGTTTTAGTAACTTTAGACGACCGCGATTATAAAATTAAATTAGAACAAGCAGAAGCTGGCCAAGTTGGCGCTAATGCTGGTGTTGGCGTTACGCAAGCTCAAATTGTGGCAACATCTGCAAATACAAGCACTGCTAAAGCAAATATCGAAGCAGCAAAATCAAATGTTCAAGCAGCAAATGTGAAGCTAAATTTAGCGCAGAAAGATTTTAATCGCTATGCGAACTTAATAAAAGATGGTTCCATAACGCAACAAGCTTTCGACCAAGCAAAAGCCAACAAAGAATCGGCAGAAGCTGCAAAAGCAGCAGCACAGGCAGCTTATGAAGCAGCGCAAGACCAATACGCAGCTGCTGTTAAACAAGTTGGCACAACTCAATCTCAACTTGGCGTAAGCAATTCAGGAGTAACTCAACGTCAGTCTGATGTAGATTTTGCCAAATTGCAATTATCATATACTCAAATTAAAGCGCCTGCAACTGGTATTGTATCTAAAAAGAATGTTCAAAAAGGACAGTTGGTACAACCTGGTCAGTCTTTATTTGCCATTGTTAATGAGAACAGCTTGTTTGTTACCGCAAACTTTAAAGAAACGCAATTAGAGAAAATCAAAGTTGGTTCGAAAGTTAAAATCACGGTTGATGCTTACGAAGACCAACCAATGGATGGAGAAGTTTATAACTTCGCTCCGATTACTGGTGCAAAAGGTTCTCTTTTACCTCCAGATAATGCAACTGGCAACTTTGTAAAAGTTGTACAACGTGTGCCAGTAAAAATCAAAATTCAATCTAAAGATAAAGAGTTGCTAGAAAAATTACGCCCAGGAATGAGTGTTAAAGTTTCAGTTTCTGTAAATTAA